A region of the Mytilus galloprovincialis chromosome 1, xbMytGall1.hap1.1, whole genome shotgun sequence genome:
TTTAAACTTTACTTAGATGTCTGCTTATTTGGTGTTGATTTGAACATACTATGCTTAAAAGGTAACCAATAATCATAAAAAACACATAGAAACTGTAAAGTGTTAATAACCAGTGTATATGTTTTCCATTGATAATTATCTTACTTTTTTAAGTAACAATACAGGGATTTAAactaactatttaaaaaaattatgtctacgatttattcaaattgcaatattTTGGAATGTTAGTCTAATTATAAATGAGACCTTGACATGAAataaatactttatatatttatttaccttAATTGACATTGTCAGGTTTTCTGCTTAAGTTTTTTTATgatgattttcataaaataattctAATGTTATAATATTGATATTTCTAAATAGCTATAGATATTAAAAGatctggtatgagtgccaatgagacaactctccatccaagttgcaatttataaaagtaaactaattTAGGTCAAAGTATGTCAGTATAAAGAGGCTTGCCCCCCTCAGTAATGCATGACCAATATCAAAGTTTAGATGTAATGTAAATTTATTCATTATATGCCTTTGATATAATTTGCATGTTATTGCAGTAACAGCAATGTGCCTCAAATTAGAGAGATTATGAGGCTGACCTCGTGGTCATGTTTCAGTAACTTTGGAATTTTGATTTGGCttaatagaatataaaaaaaaaggtttattaaTTATTCAGGGGTCTTAGAAATTTGACATGCTAACAATGTTCAgggtttttattgaatttatttagacCAAAAGGATATGTAGTTCTTGTAGTTAAATTTTGATTGTACTTTGAACATAATCAGTAAAAAATGTGAGATATCTCAGCAGGTGGTCTGGGAATATGGTTACAGTCCTGTGATTTTCCTTGTCTACAAAAAGTCACTAGTGTGGACAGTGTATAACTAGCAAATTTTTCTACATCTTCTAAAttaatttctttatatttcatgcataaaaCAGGAAGGgggatgaaatacatgtaaaaaataaaatagaaatatagCTTTCTACTCAGTAGTTAAATGTTTGGAGAATTTAAATATGTAATTAGTAAATTTTATCTATACAGAGAGCTGGTTTCCAGTTTAAGTAAAAGAGGGATACCCGTATATCTGGTATCAGGTGGCTTTCAGAGTATACTGGTACCTGTAGCAGAACAACTTGGTTTACCAGTAGAAAATATTATAGCTAATagaataaaattttattacaatggTAAGATTTTTACCAGTATTTAATAGGCAGAGTATGATCCATAAGATCACAATAAATGTAGTTTGGTTTTCCagtttagggccctttatagcttgatgtatggtgtgagccaaggctccgtgttgaagaccgtactttgacctacaatggtttacttttacaaatcttCTATTTTGGTAAATTAATCAACAATACAAATCTAAAGAACTGAAGAAATGACAGAATTCATTGAAAGACTTCTTTTAGAGTATTTTAGAGCCTGCAACTtatgttgcagaaagcttgacatagggataatATATAAGTTATCTGGCCATGATGGCACAGCCTTTactaacttcttaaaagtttAATCTTTCAGAAGGCTTAGACAATGGAGGCTTCATACCTTGAATATAGATGCCTTATGATATGAAGTTTCTGTCTGTTATATGTCCATTGttcttgaccttattttcatggttcagtgactacttggaaaaaagttaagatttttatgcccctgctGAGCTGAGAGTCCccgcattaagttttacccttgtctgtactAAAACTGGTTTCCATTCTATAACTTTTGTTTGCTggaatcaaatgttatgaaacttatacacaatgcttactaCCACAAAAAGCAGATCAAGGacaaatttgggtagcatcactttttCAGTTCTTAagttatatgcaagcaggggcatcatctgtgtcccatggacacatttcccatttattgTTTGTAATGTGAAGTTCTCTTTTTTTCTGAGTAAATGGATAACTATAATTGGCATGTAGTTACCTTGCAAGTTTCTTATGACTgtcaaacagttttcacttgaccttgacctcatttcatagaTCATTGAACTACTCACAGATTTATCTGTATAAACAATTCCTctggtgtaattatttttgtgGTAATTTCATGTGCTTAACCCAATCACAAAAATGCAATTTTAGTGCAAAGGGTATTGCATactctcatttaaaaaaaatctatgtagaACAGTTTTATTTTGACACTGAAATTTGATGTGACAATAAAACACTCAATTTGAATTACTTTTTGTTTAgatttcataatttttgtttaGCAGAATAATTCAAGAAGATGACTatgtacggtgaactatagttgttaatgtctgtttagCAGAATAATTCAAGATGATGactatgtacggtgacctatagttgttaatgtctgtttagCAGAATAATTCAAGAAGATGACTatgtacggtgaactatagttgttaatgtctgtttagCAGAATAATTCAAGAGGATGACTATGGTCTTttgtggatggttgtctcattggcaatcatacccacatcttcttttttatattataaagtgccataacaaaaacaaataaaaaatagtttcaatCAAGATTTCTTTATGCGAAGACTATCCTAAAAATAGTCAAATGTTTAGTTTTATgacggatttgttttctttgtagGTGATTATGCTGGATTTGATGAGAATCAGCCCACATCCTCCTCAGGAGGGAAGAAAGTTGTTGTAGAAACATTAAAGAACAAACATGGATATAAAAATCTAGTTATGATAGGAGATGGTGCTACAGATATGGAAGCTTGTCCGCCTGCTGTAAGTGATAGATTATAAAATTAAGTATCATTATAGGTGGGGAGATGTATTGTTTTTGTCATGgcagtctatatatatatatatataacataagcTCATGTAGCTAACACAAGGATAAAAAAGATCTGTTGAAATTATTATCCCCAACTAAATAAAGATTTTGACCAATCTGTCTCTCAGTGTCTGTCTGTTCATTAGTCCTATTCTTGTTATTGCAACTCCTCTCAAGCCACACTTTAGAATTTCCTGAAACTCTGTCTATACTAaagacatactatgtagatgtgcatatcaacaggaaattatgattctaTATACAAGTTTTGCGCCTTTGAACTTagattttctcccaaaataattTACTGCATTAGTTTGTCATCATAACTACTCTGAAACCAcataacataatttcatgaaactttatagTATACACATGATATGCAGATATGCATATCCACAAAAAGATTTATATGTTCATTTTTGACTCTTCTGGGAGTTTTATCCCtttgaacttaaaattttggattaatataaaaacaaaggagATGAGTTATGAGGAAAATACTGGTAGTCAAACTTCAGTTAAGAAATACACAGAATACTTAAGATTGAGCATTACAAACCCCACCAATAACCAGGGGTGAATTTATGTGCTTCAGATGGGTTTACTGTTCCAGTTCCACAAGCAAGCCTTACTACCATGTCTttagaaaatttattttgttaagaCATTGCCAAATTCacaaaattttgatatatatgtcaCCCTCTCTTTGATTTCATAAAGGGTATAAAATTGTACTATTTAGATTTAATAGACAACTAATAGTTTCATTCTATTTGTTATAGTGTTAagattacttttttgtttttaggATGGATTTATAGGATTTGGTGGCAATATCATACGAGAAAAAGTGAAACAAAATGCTCCTTGGTTTGTGACTGACATGCAGGaattaataaatgaaatgaagGAATAAAAACTTTACGAAAAACCAAACTTATTACTCAATATAATAGACAAGAGAGATACTTTATAAGTCATATGAAATTCTAGCAGAAATAGCATACTTGGACTGTTCTACTTACCATATCCCTATAGATATGGTCATGATGTATGTCACCTAAGGAATGTTTAAGGCAAACTTTGGTTGAACAATGTTTCACTTCTGCTTTCAAAATTTGTTCAGACTTGAAATTAATTGTTAGTGGATAGTTGCTATTTTACCTGCTCAGGCTTGGGACAGTGGAGAAAGCTGTAGTAATACCTGTAATGAACCACTGACCTTCAGCATGAAATCtagcaatcctagtcaattaagattacaGATAAAATGACTACCGTAAGGCGTTTGAGACCACTTGAAAATCTTAAAGTCTCAGTTCAGATGTATTTGGAGTCCAAGTTTATGTATATTCTGAGTCTCAGATTGAATGTAATTTGAGTACAGATTAAGTATATTATGAGTCTCAGATGAAGTGTATTATGAGTCTCAGATGAAGTATATTATGAGTCTCAGATGAAGTATATTATGAGTCTCAGATGAAGTATATTATGAGTCTCAGATGAAGTGTATTATGAGTCTCAGATGAAGTATATTATGAGTCTCAGATGAAGTATATTATGAGTCTCAGATGAAGTGTATTATGAGTCTCAGATGAAGTGTATTATGAGTCTCAGATGAAGTATATTATGAGTCTCAGATGAAGTATATTATGAGTCTCAGATGAAGTGTATTATGAGTCTCAGATGAAGTGTATTATGAGTCTCAGATGAAGTATATTATGAGTATCAGATTAAGTATATTATGAGTCTCAGATGAAGTGTATTATGAGTCTCAGATGAAGTGTATTATGAGTCTCAGTTTAGTTATATGTGAAGTCCTAGTTCAGGTGTATTTTGTGTTTCATGGCATGTAAATTTTGAGTGTCATATAAGTTATTTTAAATCTCAGTGCAGATTTATTTTGAGTGTAAGTGCAGATTTATTTTGAGTCTCAGTTCAGATAAATTCAAATATTATGAGTCCCAGTTAGGTGCATTTTGAGTTTCAGTTAAGTGTGTTTTGAGTCTCAGATCAGATATATTTTTAGTGTCAGTTCTAGTACATTTGGAGTTTCATATCCAATATGCTTGAGTTTAAGACAAAGTATATTTTAGTATCAGATCAGGCATATTTGTCTCAGAGAAGATGTATTTAAAGACTTAAGTTCAGGTGTATTTTGAGCCTCAGTTCAGTTATATTTTGAGTCCCAGTTCAGATATATTTTAAGTCCAATTTCAGGTATATTTTGAGTCCCAGTTCATGTATATTTTGAGTCCTAATGCAGATATTTTTGAGTCCAGGTTCAGGTATATTTTGAGTCCTAATGCAGATATATTTTGAGTCTTTATTCAGGTATATTTTGAGGAGtcttaaaaaagatatttatttattccTAATGCAGATATACTTTAAATCTCAATTAAGATATGTTTTAGTTTCAGTGTAGGTATATTTTAAGTCTCAAAATTCAGTTATATTTTGAGTATCAGTTTAGGTGTATTGTGAGTATcagttcaggttttttttttagtatcagTTTTGGTGTCTTTTGAGTATCAGTTTAG
Encoded here:
- the LOC143063087 gene encoding phosphoserine phosphatase-like isoform X1; the protein is MKRKTFFYFFFFFQVIPPRRLFHLPIIKMLSQEQCKKVWRNADAVCFDVDSTVLKDEALDELAKFCGVGELVIEWTNKAMGGNVSFREALNERLKIVQPTRQKVADFLSQHPPQFTPGIKELVSSLSKRGIPVYLVSGGFQSILVPVAEQLGLPVENIIANRIKFYYNGDYAGFDENQPTSSSGGKKVVVETLKNKHGYKNLVMIGDGATDMEACPPADGFIGFGGNIIREKVKQNAPWFVTDMQELINEMKE
- the LOC143063087 gene encoding phosphoserine phosphatase-like isoform X3 — encoded protein: MLSQEQCKKVWRNADAVCFDVDSTVLKDEALDELAKFCGVGELVIEWTNKAMGGNVSFREALNERLKIVQPTRQKVADFLSQHPPQFTPGIKELVSSLSKRGIPVYLVSGGFQSILVPVAEQLGLPVENIIANRIKFYYNGDYAGFDENQPTSSSGGKKVVVETLKNKHGYKNLVMIGDGATDMEACPPADGFIGFGGNIIREKVKQNAPWFVTDMQELINEMKE
- the LOC143063087 gene encoding phosphoserine phosphatase-like isoform X2 encodes the protein MVIPPRRLFHLPIIKMLSQEQCKKVWRNADAVCFDVDSTVLKDEALDELAKFCGVGELVIEWTNKAMGGNVSFREALNERLKIVQPTRQKVADFLSQHPPQFTPGIKELVSSLSKRGIPVYLVSGGFQSILVPVAEQLGLPVENIIANRIKFYYNGDYAGFDENQPTSSSGGKKVVVETLKNKHGYKNLVMIGDGATDMEACPPADGFIGFGGNIIREKVKQNAPWFVTDMQELINEMKE